The proteins below are encoded in one region of Hordeum vulgare subsp. vulgare chromosome 3H, MorexV3_pseudomolecules_assembly, whole genome shotgun sequence:
- the LOC123442269 gene encoding uncharacterized protein LOC123442269, giving the protein MAEHSDLNLMTGSRDWAGLAAGPMGIIADRVLSYDVADYVRFRAVCCPWRQCSVDPHAHGVMDRRFHPWRWTMLREEHTTPSRRSFLNTSTGECIQVDVPELRDHEVLAVTAEGLLVLLHRPRYADVCLLNPLTRHLLADLPPITTLLPPGVGLFSYFFDVYGQCTAWGSGIAGDDSTVVLSFNRLGMLGTARPGDDHWTPVYYNEYSLGTSPVMLAGRFYCVTVKGVMVLEMGAGEPPQFVVAANLNMPPRPFADCMHLLNNCGELLLIHRQRVTDTSGSSTCWPRPCRRVLSDDTRRPTTNDDDERSSLTNSTRYFTPRYTMQRSAKK; this is encoded by the coding sequence ATGGCAGAGCATTCGGATCTGAATCTGATGACCGGATCCCGGGACTGGGCGGGCCTCGCGGCAGGGCCGATGGGGATCATCGCCGACCGCGTCCTGTCCTACGACGTCGCTGATTACGTCCGTTTCCGCGCCGTGTGCTGCCCCTGGCGGCAGTGCTCCGTTGACCCACACGCGCACGGCGTGATGGACCGCCGGTTCCACCCCTGGCGGTGGACGATGCTCCGGGAGGAACACACCACGCCCAGCCGCCGCTCCTTCCTCAACACCTCCACCGGCGAGTGCATCCAGGTGGACGTCCCCGAGCTCCGCGACCATGAAGTGCTCGCAGTCACCGCCGAGGGCCTCCTTGTTCTGCTCCACAGGCCTCGGTACGCAGACGTCTGCCTGCTCAACCCTCTCACCCGCCATCTCCTTGCAGATCTCCCGCCCATCACCACGCTGTTGCCTCCCGGAGTAGGCCTTTTCAGTTATTTCTTCGACGTCTACGGACAGTGCACGGCCTGGGGCTCCGGCATCGCCGGTGATGATTCAACAGTGGTGCTCAGCTTCAACCGGCTCGGCATGCTTGGCACGGCCAGGCCCGGCGACGACCACTGGACGCCGGTCTACTACAACGAGTATTCTCTGGGTACATCACCCGTGATGTTGGCAGGCCGCTTCTATTGTGTTACGGTAAAGGGCGTCATGGTGTTGGAAATGGGTGCAGGCGAGCCACCTCAGTTTGTTGTGGCCGCCAACCTGAATATGCCACCCCGGCCATTTGCGGATTGCATGCACCTGCTGAACAATTGTGGGGAGCTATTGCTGATCCACCGTCAAAGAGTGACAGACACATCCGGGAGTAGTACTTGTTGGCCCAGACCGTGTCGTCGAGTACTTTCCGACGACACGCGACGACCGACGACGAACGACGATGACGAACGAAGCTCGCTGACGAACTCGACGAGATACTTTACACCGAGATACACGATGCAGCGCAGTGCAAAGAAGTAG